One genomic region from Anabaena sp. PCC 7108 encodes:
- a CDS encoding DUF4212 domain-containing protein, with translation MDEDQRRAYWRANTTLIRNLLIVWALVSLVFSILLVQPLNAIRFFGVPFGFWMAQQGSILVFVVLIFTYAFQMDKLDRKYNTKK, from the coding sequence ATGGACGAAGATCAGCGTCGCGCTTATTGGCGTGCTAACACTACCTTAATTAGAAATCTTTTAATTGTTTGGGCTTTAGTGTCCCTAGTTTTTAGTATTTTATTAGTTCAACCATTAAATGCAATTCGGTTTTTTGGTGTTCCCTTTGGCTTTTGGATGGCGCAACAAGGATCAATTTTGGTTTTTGTGGTATTGATTTTTACTTACGCTTTCCAAATGGATAAATTAGACCGCAAATATAATACCAAAAAGTGA
- a CDS encoding type II toxin-antitoxin system HicB family antitoxin — MKNKEFYVVIERDEDGMYIGEVPQLKACYSQGETIDELMKNIREVIEMCVEELEEELTTEFIGVQKVVLS; from the coding sequence ATGAAAAATAAAGAATTTTATGTAGTAATTGAAAGAGATGAAGATGGTATGTATATCGGTGAAGTTCCTCAACTTAAGGCTTGTTACAGTCAAGGAGAAACTATTGATGAACTGATGAAAAATATTAGAGAAGTTATTGAAATGTGTGTAGAAGAATTAGAAGAGGAATTAACCACAGAATTTATTGGCGTGCAAAAGGTAGTATTATCATGA
- a CDS encoding NADP-dependent oxidoreductase, which translates to MQKSINRQWRLAARPVGDIKESDFEYREEPIPSLQDGEVLVRNIYLSLDPTHRIWMSDRPQYMPPVQLGEVMRGLVVGAVEESKNPNFQPGDLVSGLLGWQDYAVISPPNLLSLIKLPTPLPVPLIGFMGPLSFIGCTAYFGLLDIGKPQAGETVVVSAASGAVGSLVGQIAKIKGCRVVGITGSDEKCQWLLEELGFDAAINYQTADLIPALAKSCPNGIDVYFENVGGAILDAVLTQVNLNARIPLCGLISTYNSQEPVPGPYNFSQILMKRVLVKGFIVSDYVQQWDVAFREIGQWIQQGKIKYNQEIVEGLENAPKAILKLFDGNKMGKLIVQVSPEP; encoded by the coding sequence ATGCAAAAATCAATAAATCGTCAGTGGCGCTTGGCTGCACGTCCTGTAGGTGACATCAAAGAAAGTGATTTTGAGTATCGGGAAGAACCAATTCCCAGCCTCCAAGATGGTGAAGTACTGGTACGCAATATCTATCTTTCCCTAGATCCTACCCATCGCATTTGGATGAGTGATAGACCACAGTATATGCCTCCAGTTCAACTTGGGGAAGTGATGCGTGGTTTAGTTGTGGGTGCAGTCGAAGAATCCAAAAATCCCAACTTTCAACCAGGGGATTTAGTTTCGGGACTGCTAGGATGGCAAGATTACGCCGTAATTTCTCCTCCCAACCTCCTTTCTCTTATCAAACTACCGACACCCTTACCCGTTCCTCTCATAGGCTTTATGGGTCCCCTCAGCTTTATTGGCTGTACAGCTTATTTTGGTTTGCTGGATATCGGAAAACCCCAAGCTGGAGAAACCGTAGTTGTATCAGCGGCCTCTGGTGCGGTTGGTTCTCTAGTTGGACAAATCGCCAAAATTAAAGGTTGTCGTGTGGTGGGAATCACTGGTTCAGACGAGAAATGTCAATGGTTGTTAGAAGAACTCGGTTTTGATGCTGCAATTAACTATCAAACCGCAGATTTAATCCCAGCTTTAGCAAAATCATGTCCCAATGGGATTGATGTCTATTTCGAGAATGTTGGTGGTGCAATTCTTGATGCTGTTTTGACACAGGTGAATTTAAATGCACGCATTCCTTTATGTGGTTTGATTTCCACTTATAATTCTCAAGAACCTGTACCTGGCCCCTATAATTTCAGCCAGATTTTAATGAAGCGTGTACTGGTAAAAGGTTTTATTGTCTCTGATTATGTTCAGCAATGGGATGTTGCTTTTCGGGAAATCGGACAATGGATACAACAGGGGAAAATAAAATATAATCAGGAGATTGTCGAGGGATTGGAAAATGCACCCAAGGCGATTCTCAAACTTTTTGATGGGAATAAAATGGGAAAATTAATTGTCCAAGTTTCCCCCGAACCATAA
- a CDS encoding ribonuclease D: MPYLTAAGEIRSLIAEFTKSKTLWIDTEVADYKSRNPRLSLIQILDNPHDMTGNSVYILDVLDQPDVIADFTVQIMFNSAIEKVFHNASYDLRLLGSKKAQNITCTLEMAKKIPYHLLPLPNYQLKTLATALCNFHNIDKQEQSSDWGIRPLTEDQIEYAYFDCIYLAQVHLQLLALSSQIRSDPATEDLATLSEKYTKIEQQRKLINSEFDYLQERLKKAMQVQKISENEYCRLSNYDRKSVKVQFSELLRLVENQNIDLDFSITLTEKLQKDLGRNLEQLDVDIEKTTVWRIIAKNQEDEVNNE, translated from the coding sequence ATGCCTTATCTTACTGCTGCTGGAGAAATTCGTTCCCTAATTGCTGAATTTACCAAATCTAAGACTCTGTGGATAGATACAGAAGTTGCTGACTATAAAAGTCGTAATCCGAGATTATCGCTGATTCAGATATTGGATAATCCTCATGATATGACCGGCAATAGCGTTTATATTTTGGATGTCTTAGATCAGCCTGATGTAATTGCTGATTTTACTGTGCAAATTATGTTTAATTCGGCTATCGAAAAAGTTTTTCATAATGCTAGTTATGATCTGAGACTTTTAGGAAGTAAGAAGGCTCAAAATATTACTTGTACTTTAGAAATGGCTAAAAAAATTCCTTATCATTTGCTGCCATTACCTAATTATCAACTTAAAACTCTAGCTACTGCACTTTGTAATTTTCACAATATTGATAAACAAGAACAAAGCAGTGATTGGGGGATAAGACCTTTAACGGAAGACCAGATAGAGTATGCTTACTTTGATTGCATTTATTTAGCTCAAGTACACTTGCAGTTATTGGCTTTAAGTTCTCAAATTAGATCAGATCCGGCAACAGAAGATTTAGCAACACTTTCTGAAAAATATACAAAAATCGAACAGCAGCGAAAGCTGATAAATTCGGAATTTGATTATTTACAAGAACGTTTAAAGAAAGCAATGCAAGTTCAAAAAATTTCTGAGAATGAATATTGCCGACTCAGTAATTATGATCGTAAATCTGTAAAAGTGCAGTTTAGTGAATTATTGAGATTGGTAGAAAATCAAAATATTGATTTAGATTTTTCGATTACTCTGACTGAGAAATTGCAAAAGGATTTAGGGAGAAATTTGGAACAATTAGATGTAGATATTGAAAAAACTACTGTTTGGCGAATAATTGCTAAGAATCAGGAAGATGAAGTTAATAATGAGTAA
- a CDS encoding tetratricopeptide repeat protein, with product MKWQLLTQKKQVLVRIFTIAIVTGLSGILCSSCSKNQDVLVTEVGVSPPNRRTAKTTKAGDFYIQGQNQHAKGNSQAAIAAYSRSISLNSQYAPAFKSRGLAYFDIGNKEGAIADYNKALRLNPNDAETYNNRANALASMGDQQKAIADYNEAIRLAPNYAEAYNNRGNARATQGNTNGALEDYTQAIRLDSNYSIAYNNRGNTYAARGEQQKAIADYNEAIRLNPNFGPAFNNRGNAFAATGDKRGALKDLQRAATIFDKEGNKDLYQQVMKNIQELGK from the coding sequence ATGAAATGGCAGTTATTGACACAGAAAAAGCAAGTGTTAGTTAGAATATTCACTATAGCAATTGTTACTGGTTTAAGTGGAATTCTATGCAGTTCTTGCAGCAAAAATCAGGATGTATTGGTGACAGAAGTAGGAGTTAGTCCTCCCAATCGTCGTACAGCGAAAACAACCAAAGCCGGAGACTTTTATATTCAAGGACAGAATCAGCACGCTAAAGGCAATTCCCAAGCGGCTATTGCTGCCTATAGTAGGTCGATTAGCCTCAATTCCCAATATGCGCCGGCGTTCAAAAGTCGAGGATTGGCATATTTTGATATTGGTAACAAAGAAGGTGCGATCGCTGATTATAATAAAGCCTTGCGTCTCAATCCCAATGATGCGGAAACTTACAATAATCGCGCCAATGCCTTGGCATCTATGGGAGATCAACAAAAAGCGATCGCAGATTACAATGAAGCTATTCGTCTAGCCCCTAACTATGCGGAAGCCTACAATAATCGTGGAAATGCCCGCGCTACCCAAGGAAACACCAACGGGGCGCTGGAGGACTACACACAAGCCATTCGTCTGGATTCCAATTATTCTATTGCCTACAATAATCGGGGCAATACTTACGCTGCTAGGGGAGAACAACAGAAAGCGATCGCAGATTACAATGAAGCTATCCGCCTCAATCCCAATTTTGGCCCTGCTTTTAATAACCGAGGCAACGCTTTTGCCGCTACTGGAGACAAGCGAGGGGCGTTAAAAGATTTACAACGCGCAGCTACTATTTTTGATAAAGAAGGAAATAAGGACTTATATCAACAAGTAATGAAGAATATTCAAGAACTGGGGAAATAA
- a CDS encoding tetratricopeptide repeat protein, translating into MDWTTPLKAQQTDFIQRLKSANLLRCDEKGQHSELTVISGKRLDQLRDFCWEMVRKYKPTDPKNYFINNMKGKLGEEVVKSRLADFVTEVDYEKRVGGDGKVDFTLTSDSSIGIQVKARNGNFDKIQWSISQEEIEKNAVLVCILIQEEVSEAQAEYNLILAGFLPTNMIKSAASKALVGIDELLYSGGLRSYLEICKFSQPNYYIRLGDDCFTQKDYIGAIGNYTKALELNPQVAKAYLRRGITRNELGNKPGAIEDYTQAIKINPNDALTYSVRGIAYFELGNNKSAVKDYTQAIKINPHDALTYSVRGLAYFKLGNSKSAIADYTQAIKINPNAANSYYNRGIAQYCLEYKYEAIEDLKTAANIYKYQGKELDYEYACKQIRLLQN; encoded by the coding sequence ATGGACTGGACAACACCACTCAAGGCACAACAGACTGATTTTATTCAAAGACTTAAATCTGCTAACTTACTCCGTTGTGACGAAAAAGGCCAGCATAGTGAATTAACTGTCATTTCCGGTAAAAGGTTAGACCAATTACGGGATTTTTGCTGGGAGATGGTGAGAAAGTATAAACCAACCGACCCAAAAAATTACTTTATCAACAACATGAAGGGGAAGTTGGGTGAGGAAGTTGTCAAATCCCGTTTAGCCGATTTTGTCACGGAAGTTGACTATGAAAAGCGCGTTGGTGGTGATGGAAAAGTTGATTTTACCTTAACTTCTGACTCATCAATTGGTATTCAGGTTAAAGCCCGTAATGGCAACTTTGATAAAATTCAATGGTCAATTAGTCAAGAAGAAATTGAAAAAAATGCTGTTCTAGTTTGTATTTTAATTCAAGAAGAAGTTAGCGAAGCTCAGGCTGAATACAATCTGATTTTGGCGGGATTTTTACCAACAAATATGATTAAATCGGCTGCTAGTAAAGCCTTGGTGGGAATAGATGAATTGCTTTATTCTGGGGGTTTACGCAGCTATTTAGAAATTTGTAAATTTTCTCAACCTAACTACTATATTCGTCTTGGTGATGATTGTTTTACACAAAAAGATTATATAGGTGCGATTGGTAACTATACTAAAGCATTAGAACTTAATCCTCAAGTGGCTAAAGCTTACTTAAGGCGTGGTATTACTCGTAATGAGTTAGGAAATAAACCTGGTGCAATTGAGGATTACACTCAAGCAATTAAGATTAATCCTAACGATGCCCTTACTTACAGTGTTCGGGGTATTGCTTATTTTGAGCTAGGAAATAACAAAAGTGCGGTTAAGGATTATACGCAAGCAATTAAGATTAATCCCCATGATGCGCTCACTTATAGTGTTCGTGGTCTTGCCTATTTTAAACTAGGAAATAGCAAAAGTGCAATTGCAGATTACACTCAAGCAATCAAAATAAATCCTAACGCTGCCAATAGCTACTACAATCGTGGTATTGCTCAATATTGTTTGGAATACAAATACGAGGCAATTGAGGATTTAAAGACAGCAGCTAATATCTATAAATACCAGGGTAAAGAGCTAGACTATGAATATGCTTGTAAGCAAATTAGGCTTCTTCAGAATTAA
- a CDS encoding sodium:solute symporter family protein, which produces MSVELWTIILVGLSFVVYIYIGWQSRVENTKDFFIAGQGIPSIANGAATAADWMSAASFISMAGLISFLGYDGSIYLMGWTGGYVLLALLLAPYLRKFGKYTVPDFVGDRYYSNIARLVAVVAAIFVSLTYVAGQMRGVGIVFSRFLQVDVNTGVIIGMIIVGFFAVLGGMKGITWTQVAQYCVLIFAYLIPAIAIAYKLTGNPIPQLAFTASDIADKLNLIQLDLGFKEYTQPFANKSMLDILFITIALMVGTAGLPHIIVRFYTVKSVRAARYSAGWALLFIAILYTTAPAVGMFSRYNLITSLHNQTIAEVQQLDWVNKWEKTKLLAFEDKNKDGRLQLTPNKETNEITIDKDIIVLSTPEVANLPPWIIALVAAGGLAAALSTASGLLLVISSSVAHDVYYRIFDPTASEQKRVFVGRIVVGFALVLAGYFGVNPPGFVSEVVAFAFGLAAASFFPVIFLGIFDKRTNSEGAIAGMLTGLIFTIIYIVGVKFAGMTPWFFGVSAEGIGTLGMIINFIVTLIVSRLTPPPPTEIQALVEDLRTPIIEE; this is translated from the coding sequence GTGTCAGTTGAACTTTGGACGATTATCTTAGTTGGACTTTCTTTTGTAGTTTACATTTACATTGGTTGGCAATCACGAGTAGAAAATACTAAAGACTTTTTTATTGCCGGTCAGGGAATACCTTCAATTGCAAATGGTGCGGCTACGGCGGCTGATTGGATGTCTGCGGCTTCGTTTATTTCAATGGCGGGGTTAATCTCGTTTTTGGGATATGACGGTTCTATTTATTTGATGGGTTGGACTGGTGGCTATGTTTTACTAGCATTATTATTAGCGCCTTATCTGCGAAAATTTGGTAAATATACTGTACCTGATTTTGTGGGCGATCGCTATTACTCTAACATAGCTCGGTTGGTGGCGGTAGTTGCAGCCATTTTCGTATCTCTTACCTACGTCGCTGGACAAATGCGCGGGGTGGGAATTGTCTTCAGTCGCTTCTTACAAGTAGACGTGAATACTGGCGTGATTATCGGGATGATCATTGTCGGCTTTTTTGCGGTTTTGGGAGGAATGAAAGGTATTACCTGGACACAAGTAGCCCAGTATTGTGTATTGATTTTCGCATACTTAATTCCGGCAATTGCGATCGCATACAAACTGACTGGTAATCCTATTCCCCAATTAGCTTTTACTGCTAGTGATATCGCCGATAAACTCAACCTCATTCAACTGGATTTAGGCTTTAAAGAATATACCCAGCCTTTTGCCAACAAATCAATGTTAGATATCCTATTCATTACTATTGCTTTAATGGTAGGAACTGCCGGTTTACCTCATATTATCGTCCGGTTTTACACAGTTAAAAGTGTCCGTGCAGCCCGTTATTCTGCTGGTTGGGCATTATTATTTATCGCCATTCTCTACACCACAGCCCCCGCAGTCGGGATGTTTTCTCGTTATAATCTAATTACTTCTTTGCATAATCAAACAATTGCCGAAGTACAGCAATTAGATTGGGTAAATAAATGGGAAAAAACCAAACTTCTAGCTTTTGAAGACAAAAATAAAGATGGACGTTTGCAATTAACTCCTAATAAAGAAACCAACGAAATTACAATTGATAAAGATATCATAGTTCTTTCTACCCCAGAAGTTGCTAACCTTCCCCCTTGGATAATTGCTTTAGTTGCGGCTGGTGGTTTAGCTGCGGCTTTATCCACAGCATCTGGTTTATTATTAGTAATTTCCAGTTCCGTCGCCCATGATGTTTATTACCGCATTTTTGATCCCACAGCTTCAGAACAAAAACGAGTATTTGTAGGGCGGATTGTGGTTGGTTTTGCCCTGGTTTTGGCTGGATATTTTGGGGTAAATCCACCAGGATTTGTGAGTGAAGTGGTAGCTTTTGCTTTTGGTTTAGCTGCCGCTAGTTTTTTCCCGGTGATATTCTTGGGAATTTTTGATAAACGCACCAATTCTGAAGGTGCAATTGCCGGAATGTTAACAGGTTTGATATTTACAATTATCTACATTGTCGGCGTGAAATTTGCCGGGATGACACCCTGGTTTTTTGGCGTTTCTGCTGAAGGAATTGGTACTTTAGGGATGATTATTAACTTTATTGTCACCCTGATAGTTTCTCGATTAACACCACCCCCACCCACAGAAATTCAGGCTTTGGTAGAAGATTTACGCACCCCCATTATTGAAGAATAA